A section of the Bryobacteraceae bacterium genome encodes:
- a CDS encoding NADH dehydrogenase, translating into MRKIIIVGGVAGGATCAARLRRLDEEAEIIVLERGPFVSFANCGLPYYIGDVIREESKLLQASPELFRQRFRIDVRTQHEAVRIDRDAREVTVRDLVSGREYRESYDALVLSPGASPVVPPLEGIQLPGIFTVRTVPDSAGIREWIERHNAKRAVVIGGGFIGLEMVENLARRGLEVTLIEAADQLLLPLDPEMAEYVRQRVSAHVANVRLGDPVAGFQQDSHGRLMVKTESGLHFGADIVILSIGVRPETRLAREAGLEIGARGGIRVDNQMRTSDPHIWAVGDAVEVRNAITGEWRLCPLAGPAQRQARVAAASICGRPAEFRGVEGTAIVGVFGLTAAVTGENEKSLRRAGITDYEAVYLHPGHHAGYYPGAKPIHMKLLYRRSDGLVLGAQAVGEAGVARRIDVISMAIQKGATVFDLEEAELCYAPQYGSAKDPVNMAGMIAANAMRGDIEIAPWSALGAGGAMILDVREPGEHHAGTIPGAVNIPLGQLRNRLEELPRNREIQVTCAVGQRAYYACRILRQHGFHARLLSGGYRTYRTLPQSCLPRAAADELDSAGRR; encoded by the coding sequence ATGCGGAAAATCATCATTGTTGGCGGTGTCGCTGGAGGCGCCACCTGCGCCGCGCGTCTGCGCCGGCTGGATGAGGAGGCCGAGATCATCGTGCTCGAGCGCGGGCCCTTTGTCTCGTTTGCCAACTGCGGCCTGCCCTATTACATCGGAGACGTCATCCGCGAGGAATCAAAGCTCCTCCAGGCGAGCCCTGAGCTGTTCCGCCAGCGCTTCCGCATCGACGTGCGCACGCAGCATGAGGCGGTGCGCATCGACCGCGACGCGCGCGAAGTGACAGTCCGGGACCTGGTGAGCGGCCGCGAGTACCGCGAATCATATGACGCGCTGGTGCTCTCGCCGGGCGCTTCGCCGGTGGTGCCGCCGCTTGAGGGCATTCAGCTTCCGGGCATCTTCACCGTGCGCACGGTGCCGGACAGCGCCGGGATCCGCGAGTGGATTGAGCGGCACAACGCGAAACGGGCCGTGGTGATCGGCGGCGGTTTCATTGGGCTGGAGATGGTGGAAAACCTCGCTCGCCGCGGACTGGAAGTGACGCTGATCGAGGCCGCCGATCAGCTGCTGCTGCCACTCGACCCCGAAATGGCCGAATATGTGCGCCAGCGCGTCAGCGCGCATGTCGCCAACGTGCGGCTGGGCGATCCGGTGGCCGGCTTCCAGCAGGATTCGCACGGCCGGCTGATGGTGAAAACGGAAAGCGGACTGCATTTCGGCGCTGACATCGTCATCCTCTCGATTGGCGTGCGGCCGGAGACGCGGCTGGCGCGCGAGGCGGGCCTGGAAATCGGCGCCCGCGGCGGCATCCGCGTCGACAACCAGATGCGCACCTCGGATCCGCACATCTGGGCCGTCGGCGACGCAGTGGAAGTCCGCAACGCCATCACCGGCGAGTGGCGCCTGTGCCCGCTGGCGGGCCCGGCCCAGCGGCAGGCGCGCGTGGCTGCGGCCTCCATCTGCGGCCGTCCGGCAGAGTTCCGCGGCGTCGAGGGCACGGCCATCGTGGGCGTCTTCGGGCTGACGGCGGCAGTGACCGGCGAGAATGAAAAGTCGCTGCGCCGCGCCGGCATCACGGACTACGAGGCCGTCTATCTGCACCCCGGCCACCACGCCGGTTACTATCCGGGCGCGAAGCCGATTCACATGAAGCTGCTCTATCGCCGTTCCGACGGCCTGGTGCTCGGCGCGCAGGCGGTTGGCGAGGCCGGCGTCGCCCGGCGCATCGACGTCATCTCGATGGCGATCCAGAAGGGCGCCACGGTGTTTGATCTCGAGGAGGCCGAGCTCTGCTACGCCCCCCAGTACGGTTCGGCCAAAGACCCGGTGAACATGGCCGGCATGATCGCCGCCAATGCGATGCGCGGCGACATCGAAATCGCTCCCTGGTCCGCCCTGGGCGCCGGCGGCGCGATGATTCTCGACGTGCGCGAACCGGGCGAGCACCATGCCGGCACGATCCCCGGCGCCGTCAACATTCCGCTCGGCCAGTTGCGAAACCGGCTGGAGGAGTTGCCCCGCAACCGGGAGATCCAGGTGACCTGCGCCGTCGGCCAGCGGGCTTATTACGCCTGCCGCATCCTGCGGCAACACGGCTTCCATGCCAGGCTGCTTTCTGGAGGATATCGAACGTACAGGACCCTGCCGCAGTCATGTCTTCCCAGGGCGGCTGCGGATGAGCTAGACTCGGCGGGACGGAGATGA
- a CDS encoding phenylacetic acid degradation protein, whose amino-acid sequence MSQTEKPSGPAGQTPLPNRCFACGSENSIGLKLVFAHRPDGEALAHWTPAAEHEGWPGVVHGGLVSTVLDEAMSHALLAAGLRAMTAELRVRFRNAVPPGREVTVKGWVVERARRLVEAEATITGEDGAEYAHGWGRFLSVDTLPGRDL is encoded by the coding sequence ATGAGCCAAACCGAAAAGCCCTCCGGGCCGGCCGGGCAAACACCACTCCCAAACCGCTGCTTCGCCTGCGGCAGCGAGAACTCCATCGGATTGAAGCTTGTCTTCGCACATCGGCCCGACGGAGAAGCGCTGGCGCATTGGACGCCCGCCGCCGAGCATGAGGGTTGGCCGGGCGTGGTCCACGGCGGCCTGGTCAGCACCGTACTCGACGAAGCAATGTCTCACGCGCTGCTGGCCGCGGGTCTCCGGGCGATGACCGCCGAACTCCGCGTGCGTTTTCGCAACGCCGTGCCGCCGGGGCGCGAGGTGACGGTGAAGGGATGGGTGGTGGAGCGGGCCAGGCGCCTGGTGGAGGCCGAGGCGACCATCACCGGAGAAGACGGCGCCGAATACGCACACGGCTGGGGACGGTTTCTGAGCGTGGACACGCTGCCGGGCCGGGACCTGTGA
- a CDS encoding peroxiredoxin: MSDTVTVNRLPLIGEPAPEFHAETTQGPVHFPHDYKGKWVIFFSHPADFTPVCTTEFMTFASMQEEFRALNCELLGLSIDSTYSHIAWLRTIKEKIEFRGMKDVEVTFPVISDLTMEVSRLYGMLQPSASTTQAVRAVFFIDPESKIRAILYYPLSAGRNFRELKRLLISLQTTDRHGVATPADWQPGEEVIVPPPGSCGAARERMESKDPNIRCVDWFLCFKKLS, from the coding sequence GTGAGCGATACCGTTACTGTCAACCGTCTGCCCCTGATTGGCGAACCCGCGCCGGAATTTCACGCGGAAACCACCCAGGGGCCTGTCCATTTTCCGCATGATTACAAGGGGAAATGGGTGATCTTTTTCAGCCACCCGGCCGATTTTACGCCGGTCTGCACCACCGAATTCATGACGTTCGCGTCGATGCAGGAGGAGTTCCGCGCGCTGAACTGCGAGCTGCTCGGCCTGTCCATTGACAGCACCTACAGCCACATCGCCTGGTTGCGCACGATCAAGGAGAAGATCGAGTTCCGCGGGATGAAAGACGTCGAGGTCACCTTCCCGGTGATCTCCGACCTGACCATGGAGGTCTCGCGCCTCTATGGCATGCTTCAGCCTTCGGCCAGCACGACGCAGGCGGTGCGCGCCGTATTCTTCATCGACCCCGAGTCGAAGATCCGCGCCATTCTGTACTATCCCCTCAGCGCCGGCCGCAACTTCCGGGAGCTGAAACGCCTGCTGATTTCCCTTCAGACCACCGACAGGCATGGCGTGGCCACGCCGGCCGACTGGCAGCCGGGCGAGGAGGTCATCGTTCCGCCGCCGGGCTCCTGCGGCGCCGCCAGGGAGCGCATGGAGTCGAAGGATCCGAACATCCGCTGCGTGGACTGGTTCCTCTGCTTCAAGAAACTGTCCTGA
- a CDS encoding GNAT family N-acetyltransferase — protein sequence MAAGAGPFPTRIPLGGALELRALQPEQAEVIFAVVAANRDHLGRWLPWVSSTREPADTRSFLHQVAGNRARGQTAAYGIWTQEELAGLIGLHDIDSSNGSAQIGYWIAARFEGQGMITRAVRALLELAFGPLGLERIEIRCAAGNLRSQAIPKRLGFTFEGTLRRAQWLNGARVDLRIYGLLRDEWERLRAASAEDVERGL from the coding sequence ATGGCCGCCGGCGCCGGGCCGTTTCCTACGCGCATTCCGCTGGGCGGGGCGCTCGAACTTCGTGCGCTCCAGCCGGAGCAGGCGGAGGTCATCTTCGCGGTTGTCGCGGCAAACCGAGATCACCTGGGCCGGTGGCTGCCCTGGGTCAGCTCGACCCGCGAGCCGGCCGACACGCGGTCGTTTCTTCACCAGGTGGCCGGGAACCGCGCCCGTGGGCAGACCGCTGCCTACGGCATCTGGACCCAGGAGGAGCTGGCCGGACTCATCGGGCTCCACGACATCGACTCCTCGAACGGCTCGGCGCAGATCGGTTACTGGATCGCGGCGCGGTTCGAAGGGCAGGGCATGATCACGCGGGCCGTGCGAGCGCTGCTCGAACTGGCCTTCGGGCCGCTGGGACTTGAACGGATCGAGATCCGCTGCGCCGCGGGTAACCTGCGCTCGCAGGCGATCCCGAAGCGGCTGGGCTTCACGTTCGAAGGAACGCTCCGCCGGGCGCAGTGGCTGAACGGGGCACGGGTCGACCTGCGCATTTACGGCCTGTTGCGCGATGAGTGGGAACGGCTGCGCGCCGCCTCAGCCGAGGATGTCGAGCGCGGCCTGTAG
- a CDS encoding acyl-CoA thioesterase, with the protein MEGRPVRESASELSEFALPIYANTLGNLLGGRIMHLVDLAAATAAMRHARCPVVTASVDHMTFLHPIRIGQLVIVKASVNRVFRTSMEVGAKVFVEDLETGVVRHTNSSYLTFVALSPDGKPREIPPVIPETETEKRRWHEAGERRRMRLERRARAVEKERLESGLDSNV; encoded by the coding sequence ATGGAAGGCCGTCCGGTGCGCGAATCGGCAAGCGAACTCAGCGAATTTGCCCTGCCCATTTACGCCAACACGCTGGGCAACCTTCTGGGCGGCCGCATCATGCACCTGGTGGACCTGGCCGCCGCCACCGCCGCCATGCGCCATGCGCGCTGCCCGGTGGTGACCGCCTCGGTCGACCACATGACGTTTCTCCACCCGATCCGTATCGGCCAGCTCGTCATCGTGAAGGCCAGCGTGAACCGCGTGTTCCGGACCTCGATGGAGGTCGGCGCGAAGGTTTTTGTCGAGGACCTGGAGACGGGCGTCGTGCGTCACACGAACTCTTCGTATCTGACATTCGTGGCGCTGTCGCCGGACGGCAAGCCGCGCGAGATCCCGCCCGTCATCCCGGAGACAGAGACGGAAAAGCGGCGCTGGCACGAGGCAGGCGAGCGGCGCCGCATGCGGCTGGAGCGGCGTGCGCGGGCGGTGGAGAAGGAACGGTTGGAGTCTGGCCTGGACAGCAACGTCTGA
- the aspS gene encoding aspartate--tRNA(Asp/Asn) ligase produces MAQQIPLDFLGSLRRTHSCGALRAADAGRRVVLMGWVHRRRDLGGVIFIHLRDREGVTQIVFRAECDAALHAKAEMLRSEYVVAVEGLVEKRSAETVNPSIETGEIEVVAEKIWILNTSETPPFPMEEHIDVSEDMRLRYRYVDLRRPHMQRNIILRSRVSLAVRQELYRQGFLEIETPFLTKSTPEGARDFLVPSRIQHGYFYALPQSPQIFKQLLMVSGYDRYFQIVRCFRDEDLRADRQYEFTQIDLEMSFPQEEQIFETIEPLIERVCETAGFSVRGPFPRMTYEEAMRGYGTDKPDLRLPRFHPVEDLFPPEAGLTREGLPLVAIRIPKTGPLSRKERDELKLYGGERGLAVYDDVKRLDRDFPEPMQKVRERTGAAEEDLLLLAGWRGEPKGPRPVESVLQACGQLRLYAGQKYNDRHGLLAPRDFRFLWVLDFPMFEWDEEEQRWVAAHHPFTSPREEDLDLMETDPARCRARSYDFVLNGVELGSGSIRIHRQDIQKRVFSALGLSDEEARSKFGFLLDALTYGAPPHGGIALGLDRLVMILAGENSIRDVIPFPKTAKGTDLMCDAPSPVSDRQLRELGLMLRRPPQA; encoded by the coding sequence ATGGCTCAACAGATTCCGCTTGATTTTCTCGGCTCGCTGCGCCGGACGCACTCCTGCGGCGCGCTGCGTGCGGCCGATGCGGGCCGCCGCGTCGTCCTGATGGGCTGGGTCCACCGCCGCCGCGATCTCGGAGGAGTGATCTTCATCCACCTGCGCGACCGCGAAGGGGTCACCCAGATCGTGTTCCGCGCCGAATGCGACGCCGCCCTGCACGCAAAGGCCGAAATGCTGCGCTCGGAATATGTCGTCGCGGTCGAGGGCCTGGTCGAAAAACGTTCCGCGGAAACGGTGAATCCGTCGATTGAAACCGGGGAAATCGAGGTCGTTGCCGAGAAAATCTGGATCCTGAATACGAGCGAAACGCCGCCCTTTCCGATGGAAGAGCATATCGACGTCAGCGAGGACATGCGGCTGAGGTACCGCTATGTGGACCTGCGGCGGCCGCACATGCAGCGCAACATCATCCTGCGGAGCCGTGTCTCGCTGGCCGTGCGGCAGGAGCTTTACCGCCAGGGATTTCTGGAAATTGAGACCCCATTTTTGACAAAATCGACGCCAGAAGGAGCGCGCGATTTTCTCGTTCCTTCGCGCATTCAGCATGGCTATTTTTACGCGCTTCCGCAGTCACCGCAGATCTTCAAACAGCTCCTCATGGTGAGCGGCTACGACCGCTATTTCCAGATTGTGCGCTGCTTCCGCGACGAGGACCTGCGCGCCGACCGCCAGTACGAGTTCACGCAGATCGACCTCGAGATGTCCTTCCCGCAGGAGGAACAGATCTTCGAAACGATCGAGCCGCTCATCGAGCGCGTCTGCGAGACGGCCGGTTTTTCGGTCCGGGGGCCGTTCCCGCGCATGACCTACGAGGAGGCGATGCGTGGCTACGGGACCGACAAGCCGGACCTGCGGCTGCCGCGCTTCCATCCGGTGGAGGACCTGTTCCCGCCCGAAGCCGGTCTCACGCGCGAGGGGCTGCCGCTGGTCGCCATCCGCATTCCGAAGACGGGGCCGCTCAGCCGCAAGGAGCGTGATGAGCTGAAGCTCTATGGCGGCGAGCGCGGCCTGGCGGTGTACGACGACGTGAAGCGGCTGGACCGGGACTTCCCTGAGCCGATGCAGAAGGTGAGGGAACGCACCGGCGCGGCCGAGGAGGACCTGCTGCTGCTGGCCGGCTGGCGCGGCGAACCGAAAGGGCCCCGGCCGGTGGAGAGCGTGCTCCAGGCCTGTGGTCAGCTCCGCCTGTACGCCGGGCAGAAGTACAACGACCGCCACGGGCTGCTTGCCCCGCGCGACTTCCGGTTCCTCTGGGTGCTGGACTTCCCGATGTTCGAATGGGACGAGGAAGAGCAGCGCTGGGTGGCGGCCCACCATCCGTTCACCTCGCCGCGGGAAGAAGACCTGGACCTGATGGAGACTGACCCGGCGCGGTGCCGCGCCCGCAGCTATGACTTCGTGCTGAACGGCGTCGAGCTCGGCTCGGGTTCCATCCGTATCCACCGGCAGGACATCCAGAAGCGGGTCTTCAGCGCACTGGGTCTTTCTGACGAGGAGGCGCGGAGCAAGTTCGGCTTCCTGCTGGACGCGCTCACCTACGGCGCTCCGCCGCACGGAGGCATCGCGCTGGGACTGGACCGGCTGGTGATGATCCTGGCAGGCGAGAACTCCATCCGTGATGTGATCCCGTTCCCGAAGACCGCCAAGGGCACGGACCTGATGTGCGACGCACCCTCACCTGTCAGCGATCGGCAATTGCGGGAACTCGGCCTGATGCTGCGCCGCCCGCCGCAGGCCTGA
- a CDS encoding CarD family transcriptional regulator, whose translation MTFQIGEKVVYPNHGVGTIENISSRTFGNQTEKFYLLRLSATNMTVMVPFSHVEQVGLRKVTRNGEIGKVLQYLANGSARSCQDWKDRFKENSARMQSGSLLEVAEVLKCLVEIQKHKPLSFREKKMLERARMMLVGELATSKGVSEAEAAEMLGRALAKAGLKFPEPL comes from the coding sequence ATGACCTTTCAAATCGGTGAGAAGGTGGTCTACCCGAACCATGGGGTAGGCACAATCGAGAACATCAGTTCCCGAACCTTCGGAAATCAGACCGAAAAATTCTACCTCCTCCGGCTTTCCGCAACGAACATGACCGTCATGGTGCCGTTTTCGCATGTCGAGCAGGTGGGCCTGCGCAAGGTCACCCGCAACGGCGAAATCGGCAAGGTCCTGCAATATCTGGCCAACGGGTCCGCCCGGAGCTGCCAGGACTGGAAGGACCGTTTCAAGGAAAACTCCGCCCGGATGCAGAGCGGGAGCCTGCTGGAAGTGGCCGAGGTCCTCAAATGCCTGGTTGAGATCCAGAAACACAAACCGCTTTCATTCCGCGAAAAGAAAATGCTCGAGCGCGCGCGCATGATGCTGGTTGGGGAACTCGCCACATCCAAGGGGGTCTCCGAGGCGGAAGCGGCCGAGATGCTCGGACGGGCGCTCGCCAAGGCGGGCCTCAAGTTCCCCGAGCCTCTGTAG
- a CDS encoding macrolide ABC transporter ATP-binding protein, whose product MGARVIRLVDVVKEFNGKRKVRALDGVSLSIEKGEMVALVGPSGSGKSTLLNLIGTLDRPTSGEIWLDGQRLGGLSDDELTRIRRDKIGFIFQFFNLLPSLTCLENVALPLHLRGWKKAQARGRAEELLELVGLKHRLDHLPDELSGGERQRVAIARALSVYPPVLLADEPTGNLDTKTGAEILGLIRDLHARLGATVLMVTHDAGVAASCERIITLRDGRLAGDEVRAARR is encoded by the coding sequence ATGGGTGCGCGAGTGATCCGGCTGGTCGATGTCGTCAAGGAGTTCAATGGCAAGCGTAAGGTGCGGGCACTCGACGGGGTGAGTCTGTCGATTGAGAAGGGCGAGATGGTGGCGTTGGTGGGCCCGTCGGGCTCGGGCAAGTCCACGCTGCTGAACCTGATCGGGACGCTCGACCGGCCGACGTCGGGCGAAATCTGGCTGGACGGGCAGCGGCTGGGCGGCCTCAGCGACGATGAGCTGACGCGGATCCGGCGGGACAAGATTGGGTTCATATTCCAGTTCTTCAATCTGCTGCCCTCGCTCACCTGCCTGGAGAACGTCGCCCTGCCGCTGCATCTGCGCGGCTGGAAGAAGGCCCAGGCGCGCGGGCGCGCCGAAGAGCTGCTCGAGCTGGTGGGACTGAAGCACCGGCTCGACCATCTGCCCGACGAGCTTTCGGGCGGTGAGCGGCAGCGGGTGGCGATCGCCCGCGCCCTTAGCGTCTATCCGCCGGTGCTGCTGGCCGATGAGCCCACGGGCAACCTGGACACAAAGACCGGGGCGGAGATCCTTGGGCTGATCCGCGACCTGCATGCGCGGCTGGGCGCCACGGTGCTGATGGTGACGCACGACGCCGGGGTGGCAGCCAGCTGCGAGCGCATCATCACGCTGCGCGACGGGCGGCTGGCAGGGGACGAGGTGCGGGCGGCGCGGCGATGA
- a CDS encoding permease yields the protein MMLLKLITWPYVRKHLLRSVLTTAGIVLGVAVFVAMHTANQSVLYAFNRTVDRIAGRTQLQVSAGEAGFPEEVLEKVQALPDVAVAVPVIEATVQTGISGMGNLLVVGVDMTGDRSLRDYELEAADETIVDDPLVFIAQPDSIIVSRQFCEKTGLKVNDRLTMQTMAGPRQFTIRGVMSAGGLASAFGGSLAIMDIYAAQMVFGRGRRFDRIDLAVKEGVRVEEARQRIQAALGPGLQVEPPSSRGAQFEAMARVYSMTANITSVFALFIGLFLIYNTFSIAVTQRRGEIGILRALGAPRALIRNLFLAESALAGLFGSVLGIAAGVVMARGVASYLGEYFGEVYGVGEKAEEVAADPRLLGLALLVGVATSVFAGWLPARDAARVDPVKALQKGRVQVISEGENRARRLVALVMLAGAVACVFASGRPFFFYLGYMLSVLAVLLLTPTLCMVLARWLRPLLKWLRPVEGALAADSLLQAPRRTSGTVAALALSVALVIGLGGIARASYATIGTWVKTSLNPDFFLTGSETITQRSFRFPESFADEVARVEGVDEVQPVRSVRILYRGTPVMLVAADVEKIARRVRARVIDGDRSQMYRLTARGEGAIISDNFSLLRRVGRGDTLELAAPNGVLRLPVVGIVLDYSDQQGTILISRELYKKYWGDDTINAMRVYAKPGADRAALRERLLQAFGNRTRLFVMTNEELRAYIMKLTDQWFGLTYVQIVVAVLVAILGIVNTLTVSITDRRRELGVLQAVGALRNQVRHTVWMEAAAIGALGLAIGFALGAVHLYYILDVAKRDVAGLRLEYLYPFGIAALLVPVLSGSALISALGPAESAVRMSLVEALEYE from the coding sequence ATGATGCTGCTGAAGCTGATCACCTGGCCCTACGTGCGCAAGCATCTGCTGCGCAGCGTTCTCACCACCGCGGGCATCGTGCTGGGCGTGGCCGTCTTTGTGGCGATGCACACGGCGAACCAGAGCGTCCTGTACGCGTTCAACCGCACGGTGGACCGTATTGCCGGGCGGACGCAGTTGCAGGTGTCGGCCGGAGAGGCGGGCTTCCCTGAGGAGGTCCTTGAGAAAGTCCAGGCATTGCCGGACGTGGCCGTGGCCGTGCCGGTGATCGAGGCCACCGTGCAGACGGGGATCTCCGGCATGGGGAACCTGCTCGTGGTGGGCGTCGACATGACCGGCGACCGTTCGCTGCGCGACTACGAGCTGGAGGCCGCCGATGAAACGATCGTCGACGACCCGCTGGTCTTCATCGCGCAGCCGGACTCGATCATCGTCAGCCGCCAGTTCTGCGAAAAGACGGGCCTGAAAGTGAACGACCGGCTCACGATGCAGACGATGGCCGGGCCGCGCCAGTTCACCATCCGCGGCGTGATGTCGGCCGGGGGGCTGGCGTCGGCCTTTGGCGGCAGCCTCGCGATCATGGACATTTACGCCGCGCAGATGGTGTTCGGCCGCGGGCGGCGGTTCGACCGCATCGACCTGGCGGTGAAGGAGGGCGTGCGAGTGGAAGAGGCGCGCCAGCGCATCCAGGCGGCGCTCGGGCCGGGCCTTCAGGTGGAGCCGCCCTCGTCGCGGGGCGCGCAGTTTGAGGCGATGGCGCGTGTCTATTCGATGACGGCCAACATCACCAGCGTCTTTGCGCTGTTCATCGGGCTGTTTCTGATCTACAACACGTTTTCGATTGCGGTGACGCAGCGCCGCGGCGAGATCGGCATCCTGCGCGCGCTGGGCGCGCCGAGGGCGCTCATCCGCAACCTGTTTCTGGCCGAAAGCGCGCTTGCGGGCCTGTTCGGCTCGGTGCTCGGCATCGCGGCCGGCGTGGTGATGGCGCGCGGCGTGGCGTCTTATCTCGGCGAGTATTTCGGCGAGGTCTACGGCGTGGGCGAGAAAGCCGAAGAGGTGGCGGCCGACCCGCGCCTGCTGGGGCTGGCGCTGCTTGTCGGCGTGGCGACCAGCGTGTTTGCGGGCTGGCTGCCGGCGCGCGATGCGGCGCGCGTGGATCCGGTCAAGGCGCTTCAGAAGGGGCGCGTGCAGGTGATCAGCGAAGGCGAGAACCGCGCGCGGCGGCTGGTGGCGCTCGTGATGCTGGCGGGCGCGGTGGCGTGCGTCTTTGCCAGCGGCCGTCCGTTCTTTTTCTATTTGGGGTACATGCTGAGCGTGCTGGCGGTGCTGTTGCTGACGCCGACGCTGTGCATGGTGCTGGCGCGCTGGCTGCGGCCGCTGCTGAAGTGGCTGCGTCCGGTGGAGGGCGCGCTGGCGGCCGACAGCCTGTTGCAGGCGCCGCGGCGCACGTCGGGCACGGTGGCGGCGCTGGCGCTGTCGGTGGCGCTGGTGATCGGGCTGGGCGGCATTGCGCGCGCCAGCTACGCGACGATCGGCACGTGGGTGAAGACGTCGCTCAACCCGGACTTTTTCCTCACCGGCTCGGAGACGATCACGCAGCGCAGTTTCCGCTTCCCGGAGAGCTTTGCCGACGAGGTGGCGCGCGTCGAAGGCGTCGACGAGGTGCAGCCGGTGCGCTCGGTGCGGATTCTTTACCGGGGCACGCCGGTGATGCTGGTGGCCGCCGACGTGGAAAAGATCGCGCGGCGGGTGCGGGCGCGCGTCATTGACGGCGACCGCAGCCAGATGTACCGGCTGACGGCGCGCGGCGAAGGGGCGATCATCAGCGACAATTTCTCGCTGCTGCGGCGCGTCGGGCGCGGCGACACGCTGGAGCTGGCCGCACCGAACGGCGTGCTGCGCCTGCCCGTGGTTGGCATCGTGCTCGACTACAGCGACCAGCAGGGCACGATCCTGATCAGCCGCGAGCTTTACAAAAAGTACTGGGGCGACGACACCATCAACGCGATGCGCGTCTATGCCAAGCCGGGCGCCGACCGGGCGGCGCTGCGCGAGCGGCTGCTTCAGGCGTTCGGCAACCGGACGCGGCTTTTCGTGATGACCAACGAGGAGCTGCGCGCCTACATCATGAAGCTCACCGACCAGTGGTTCGGGCTCACTTATGTGCAGATCGTGGTGGCGGTGCTGGTGGCGATTCTGGGCATCGTCAACACGCTCACCGTGTCGATCACGGACCGCAGGCGCGAGCTGGGCGTGTTGCAGGCCGTGGGAGCGCTGCGCAACCAGGTGCGCCACACGGTGTGGATGGAGGCGGCCGCCATTGGCGCGCTCGGGCTGGCCATCGGCTTCGCGCTGGGCGCCGTGCACCTGTACTACATCCTCGACGTCGCCAAACGCGACGTGGCCGGTCTGCGGCTTGAGTACCTGTATCCGTTCGGCATCGCCGCGCTGCTGGTGCCGGTGCTGTCCGGCTCGGCGCTGATTTCCGCGCTCGGTCCGGCGGAGAGCGCGGTGCGGATGTCGCTTGTGGAGGCGCTCGAATATGAGTAA